Proteins from one Deltaproteobacteria bacterium genomic window:
- the fsa gene encoding fructose-6-phosphate aldolase, with amino-acid sequence MKFFIDTANVDEIREAHAMGMADGVTTNPSLIAKEGRDFEAVVKEICEIVDGPVSAEVIGEKTEQMLEEARHLAGLHQNIVVKIPMTVDGLKATRQLAKEGIKTNVTLIFSPLQALMAAKAGATYVSPFVGRLDDLSHDGMQLVEQIVEIYSNYAYETEIIVASVRNPLHVLESAMMGADIATVPFSVLSKFAAHPLTDKGLAAFLNDWNKAKK; translated from the coding sequence ATGAAATTTTTTATCGACACAGCCAACGTGGATGAGATCAGGGAAGCCCACGCCATGGGCATGGCGGACGGCGTTACCACCAACCCCAGCCTGATTGCCAAGGAGGGCCGCGATTTCGAAGCGGTTGTCAAGGAAATCTGTGAAATCGTGGACGGCCCCGTCAGCGCAGAGGTGATCGGCGAAAAAACCGAACAGATGCTCGAGGAAGCCAGGCACCTCGCGGGTCTGCACCAGAACATCGTGGTGAAGATACCCATGACCGTGGACGGCCTCAAGGCCACCCGGCAGCTGGCGAAGGAAGGCATAAAGACCAACGTGACCCTTATCTTTTCGCCCCTCCAGGCATTGATGGCGGCCAAGGCCGGTGCCACCTACGTGAGCCCCTTTGTGGGACGGCTGGATGACCTGTCGCACGACGGCATGCAACTGGTCGAGCAGATCGTGGAGATCTACAGCAATTATGCCTACGAGACGGAAATTATCGTGGCCAGTGTCCGCAACCCCCTCCACGTGCTGGAATCCGCCATGATGGGGGCGGACATCGCCACCGTGCCGTTCAGCGTCCTTTCCAAGTTCGCCGCCCACCCGTTGACCGACAAGGGTCTTGCGGCTTTTCTTAACGACTGGAACAAGGCAAAGAAATAA
- the pgsA gene encoding CDP-diacylglycerol--glycerol-3-phosphate 3-phosphatidyltransferase has product MLLGEKIKTKLSEPNTLTMGRVAAIPLIVILLYFPNRVCTFLAALLFSAAAITDYLDGYLARTRGLVSTFGKIMDPVADKLLVSSSFIMLVYHGWIPAWVVCIIIGRELAVTGLRNIIAGRGEDVSASWLGKYKTGFQIAALIPLIIHYRFIGLEVHVVGMFFLWGALVFTLWSGADYFLKARHLFDDI; this is encoded by the coding sequence ATGTTATTAGGTGAAAAAATCAAGACAAAACTGAGCGAACCCAACACGCTGACCATGGGCAGGGTGGCCGCCATACCGCTGATTGTCATCCTTCTCTATTTCCCCAACCGTGTTTGCACATTTTTGGCCGCACTCCTTTTCAGCGCCGCCGCCATTACGGACTACCTGGACGGATACCTTGCCAGAACCCGGGGCCTGGTATCGACCTTTGGCAAGATCATGGACCCGGTGGCCGACAAGCTGCTGGTTTCGTCGTCATTCATCATGCTCGTTTACCACGGCTGGATTCCCGCCTGGGTGGTCTGCATCATCATCGGACGCGAATTGGCCGTGACGGGCCTCAGGAACATCATTGCCGGGCGAGGGGAGGACGTGTCGGCCTCCTGGCTGGGCAAGTACAAGACCGGCTTTCAGATTGCGGCCCTGATTCCGTTGATCATCCACTATCGTTTCATCGGCCTGGAGGTTCACGTCGTGGGCATGTTTTTTCTTTGGGGCGCCCTGGTATTCACCCTCTGGTCGGGCGCCGACTACTTCCTCAAGGCCCGGCACCTTTTCGACGATATCTGA
- a CDS encoding ABC transporter ATP-binding protein: protein MVQFKGIVKRFGSVVAVEKMDLDITEGTLVTLLGPSGCGKTTLLRMLAGLENPTEGDILIKGRRINDKPVHKRNLGMIFQNYALFPHKTIGDNVAFGLKYRQVPKADMQAKVTRALEMVRLPGVEARYPAQLSGGQQQRIALARAIVIEPDVLLMDEPLSALDENLREEMRRELDNLQKKIGVTTIFVTHDQREALSMSDKIVVMKDGRKQQEGSPEEVYNYPSNHFVADFLGHSNFFVGKVVGKSGETVEVELDDGNRIRAAHPGEWAEGQTVEMVVRAQNLKVMDAAAGKAAPEPDMNALNGVIKDRSYMGGEISYFVELESKTMVHAIGMAKLNPMRKGTAINLFVAPRHCGLLEVDNRV, encoded by the coding sequence ATGGTCCAATTTAAAGGCATCGTCAAACGGTTTGGAAGCGTGGTGGCTGTGGAGAAAATGGATCTGGACATCACCGAAGGAACCCTGGTCACGCTCCTGGGACCGTCGGGGTGCGGCAAAACGACCTTGCTGAGGATGCTTGCAGGGCTGGAAAACCCCACCGAGGGAGACATCCTGATCAAGGGGCGGCGCATCAACGACAAGCCGGTCCACAAGCGCAATTTGGGCATGATTTTCCAGAATTACGCTCTGTTTCCCCACAAAACCATCGGGGACAATGTGGCTTTCGGTTTGAAATACCGTCAGGTCCCCAAGGCGGACATGCAGGCAAAGGTAACGCGTGCCCTCGAGATGGTACGGCTCCCGGGTGTTGAAGCGCGCTATCCGGCGCAACTTTCGGGTGGGCAGCAGCAGCGGATTGCCCTGGCCCGGGCCATCGTCATCGAACCGGATGTCCTGTTGATGGATGAACCCCTGTCGGCGCTGGATGAAAACCTGCGGGAGGAGATGCGCCGGGAGTTGGACAACCTGCAAAAGAAAATCGGCGTTACCACTATATTTGTCACCCACGATCAGCGCGAGGCCCTGTCCATGTCAGATAAAATTGTCGTTATGAAGGACGGACGCAAGCAGCAGGAAGGTAGCCCCGAAGAGGTGTACAACTACCCGAGCAATCATTTTGTTGCCGATTTTTTAGGGCACTCCAATTTCTTTGTCGGAAAAGTCGTCGGCAAATCCGGCGAAACGGTCGAGGTAGAACTGGATGACGGCAATCGAATAAGGGCTGCGCATCCAGGTGAATGGGCTGAGGGCCAAACCGTCGAAATGGTCGTGCGTGCCCAGAATCTCAAGGTGATGGATGCGGCCGCAGGTAAAGCCGCGCCCGAGCCGGACATGAATGCCCTCAACGGCGTCATCAAGGACCGCAGCTACATGGGGGGGGAAATCAGCTACTTTGTGGAGCTGGAAAGCAAAACCATGGTCCACGCCATCGGTATGGCTAAACTGAACCCCATGCGAAAAGGCACAGCCATCAACCTATTTGTGGCACCGCGACACTGCGGCCTGCTCGAGGTCGACAACCGCGTTTGA
- a CDS encoding substrate-binding domain-containing protein: protein MSKRMQDNIDEIFNRYKNGEVSRRHFLKYLGMAGAAVGLVGGPFGYLARDAHAAQSIRFDGWGGVVSEAFRKYAFAPFTKATGIKVVDGEFGDADSYLTRVKASFPPGGEYNLAHLSGVFDYARYVGLKLDVVLDESKIPNLKNVMPAMMKPYRAITNGKLSAVPYDFGQTGIAYNTKHISKSKAEKMGAALLWDKDLKGKLGSWTDWRTNIWYAALKTGQDPNDIKYMDVIWSELKVQRELMKKYWGSGAELMSLLANEEIYATVAWSGRVAALQAQGHPIGFLAPHNCMSWQECIFVMKGTDLDIAQKLLNYMLAPEAAIAVAVGQKYPSSLDPTKVPMPEEVKKLPAFDPTGKLEGFAFAAPAYWNGHQVEWAEKWDRILAGS from the coding sequence ATGAGCAAACGCATGCAGGACAACATCGACGAAATTTTCAACCGGTATAAAAATGGTGAGGTGTCACGGCGGCATTTCCTGAAATATCTGGGTATGGCCGGGGCTGCGGTCGGCCTCGTAGGCGGTCCGTTCGGTTATCTCGCTAGGGACGCCCACGCCGCTCAAAGCATTCGTTTCGACGGATGGGGAGGGGTGGTTTCGGAGGCCTTCCGCAAGTATGCCTTCGCCCCCTTCACAAAAGCCACCGGTATCAAGGTGGTCGACGGCGAGTTTGGTGACGCCGACAGTTATCTGACCCGCGTCAAAGCCTCCTTTCCGCCGGGAGGGGAATATAATCTGGCGCACCTCAGCGGGGTCTTCGACTATGCCCGCTATGTCGGGTTGAAACTGGACGTCGTGCTGGACGAAAGCAAGATTCCGAATCTGAAAAACGTGATGCCGGCCATGATGAAGCCCTACCGCGCCATCACCAACGGCAAGCTGTCGGCTGTTCCGTACGATTTCGGCCAGACCGGTATCGCCTACAACACAAAGCACATTTCCAAGTCAAAAGCCGAAAAGATGGGTGCCGCCCTGCTGTGGGATAAAGACCTCAAGGGAAAACTCGGCAGCTGGACCGACTGGCGCACCAACATATGGTACGCGGCCCTGAAGACCGGACAGGATCCCAACGATATCAAATACATGGATGTCATCTGGTCGGAGCTCAAGGTGCAGCGGGAATTGATGAAAAAATACTGGGGGTCGGGAGCGGAGCTCATGAGCCTGCTGGCCAATGAGGAGATCTACGCAACGGTTGCCTGGTCCGGCCGCGTCGCCGCCCTTCAGGCCCAGGGGCATCCCATTGGATTTCTGGCGCCCCACAACTGCATGTCATGGCAGGAGTGTATTTTTGTCATGAAGGGGACCGACCTGGATATTGCCCAAAAGCTCCTGAACTACATGCTGGCGCCCGAAGCGGCCATCGCCGTGGCTGTCGGTCAAAAATACCCCTCCAGCCTGGATCCGACGAAGGTCCCCATGCCGGAAGAAGTCAAGAAGCTGCCGGCATTCGATCCGACCGGAAAGCTGGAAGGATTCGCGTTTGCCGCTCCGGCCTACTGGAACGGCCACCAGGTGGAATGGGCCGAAAAGTGGGATCGTATCCTGGCAGGCTCGTAA
- a CDS encoding ABC transporter permease has product MKISGWSLIRLYTILVYVFMFTPIVAVVILSFNPQQFGSFPMEGFSFRWYVKLAQNHTILGAFKNSLILGSLTSIVVTAIGIPAAMAFVRYNFPGKNTINTLLLTPIMVPEVVLGVALLLFIRWLQQPKSFVLLLIGHVVLTLPYVLLVVQARLVGIKIEYEEAAKTLGANPLQTFKEVTLPLLAPAILAGMLFSFTISFDDVTATLFWATASNQTVPVKIFGMLRNSISPEINALGTVMIVLTVSIPLLAGYLSRQFSRRRGDSKAT; this is encoded by the coding sequence ATGAAAATTTCAGGATGGTCTTTGATACGACTCTATACCATACTGGTCTACGTATTCATGTTTACCCCGATTGTGGCTGTCGTTATCCTGTCGTTCAATCCCCAGCAATTCGGTTCCTTCCCAATGGAGGGATTCAGTTTCAGGTGGTATGTCAAGCTGGCTCAAAACCATACGATTTTGGGCGCATTCAAAAATTCGCTGATTTTAGGCTCCCTGACATCCATCGTGGTGACCGCCATCGGGATCCCGGCGGCAATGGCGTTTGTGCGATACAATTTTCCCGGCAAGAACACCATCAACACATTGCTGCTGACCCCCATCATGGTTCCCGAAGTCGTTCTCGGGGTGGCGCTTCTGCTTTTCATCCGCTGGCTGCAGCAGCCCAAAAGCTTTGTGCTGTTACTGATCGGTCACGTGGTCCTGACGCTCCCCTATGTACTGCTGGTGGTTCAGGCCAGGTTGGTGGGTATTAAAATCGAGTATGAAGAAGCCGCAAAGACCCTGGGCGCCAACCCGTTGCAGACGTTCAAAGAAGTTACCCTGCCGTTGCTGGCTCCGGCCATTCTGGCAGGCATGCTTTTTTCCTTTACGATTTCATTCGACGATGTCACGGCCACGCTGTTCTGGGCCACGGCCAGCAATCAGACCGTTCCGGTAAAAATTTTCGGTATGCTCCGCAACAGCATCAGTCCGGAAATCAACGCGTTGGGCACCGTGATGATCGTGCTCACGGTATCGATTCCTCTGCTTGCCGGTTATCTTTCACGCCAATTCTCAAGGCGAAGGGGTGACAGCAAGGCTACGTAA
- a CDS encoding ABC transporter permease, producing MEKDTWKPWALLAPSLTAVFLLLVIPVCFVVVYSFWLRAPTGADIPAFQFGNYAKFFADFFYPKIMIQTIRVSLEAVVLCLVMGYIPAYFFFRTESRLKPVMLLLIMLPFWISFIIRTLSWINILGDTGLINHVLMRIGIIEEPLGMLYNEGAVLMGLIQFLLPFMILNIYVSLEGIDKSLLEAARSLGCTEWQAFKEVTLPLSLPGVSAGCLLVFVLTAGTYIPPMILGGPGNDMIANLIFKRVVGTLDWPFGSSISVVLLTLLVIIIYTYNRYLGINQLFKSFK from the coding sequence ATGGAAAAAGACACTTGGAAACCATGGGCACTGCTCGCACCTTCCCTGACGGCCGTCTTTTTGCTGCTGGTTATACCGGTATGCTTTGTGGTGGTTTACAGCTTTTGGCTGAGGGCGCCGACAGGGGCGGATATACCGGCATTTCAGTTTGGAAATTATGCCAAATTTTTCGCGGATTTCTTCTACCCCAAAATTATGATCCAGACCATCAGGGTGTCGTTGGAAGCCGTCGTGCTTTGCCTGGTCATGGGATACATACCGGCCTATTTTTTCTTTCGCACGGAGTCGCGTTTGAAACCGGTGATGCTGCTGCTCATCATGCTGCCGTTCTGGATCAGCTTCATCATCCGGACTTTGAGCTGGATCAACATTCTGGGTGACACCGGTTTGATCAATCACGTGCTCATGCGCATCGGCATTATCGAGGAGCCCCTGGGCATGCTCTACAACGAGGGGGCGGTGCTTATGGGGCTGATTCAGTTTCTTTTGCCGTTCATGATCCTCAACATCTACGTCAGCCTGGAAGGAATCGACAAATCGCTTTTAGAGGCGGCCCGCAGCCTGGGTTGCACCGAGTGGCAGGCCTTCAAGGAGGTCACGCTGCCATTGAGCCTGCCGGGGGTCAGCGCCGGGTGTCTTTTGGTTTTCGTCTTGACGGCCGGCACCTATATTCCGCCGATGATTTTAGGCGGGCCCGGAAACGATATGATCGCCAATCTGATTTTCAAACGGGTGGTCGGCACGCTGGATTGGCCTTTTGGCTCGTCGATCAGCGTTGTGCTCCTGACGTTGCTGGTCATCATCATATATACTTACAACCGCTACCTGGGTATCAACCAGCTTTTCAAAAGTTTCAAGTGA
- a CDS encoding ArgE/DapE family deacylase has protein sequence MLDNQEKTIVQTVEDLADDIVDFTCRLVKEPSTLGNEASAVALMKSELEKLSFSPVMVPIDPSTLADHPGFAPVPWNYENKNNVAAVRPPDGSGGRSVIFNGHLDVVDPEPAAFWDTDPFEPVMRDGRIYGRGAGDMKSGVAAMTYAVHAVAKAGFGLRAPVTLEAVIEEECCGNGALACVAAGYDADAVLIPEPFGPTILTSQLGVLWFKVTVEGKPVHVLEASAGTNAIEKSFQIVTALRRLETELNQSGIPEEYRGIPHPINLNIGIINGGNWPSTVPAKSEMHCRLSYFPGTGFEELAGKIRATIEAAQSEDPWLAENSPVVEFYGFRSDGHTVSRDVPAFDTLNACHKSLSGRDAEAYVATCTTDLRAFHFFGNGDCTCFGPSGGNYHGANEWVDIKSIVHTAKTYALFLARWCRLAA, from the coding sequence ATGTTGGACAACCAAGAAAAGACAATCGTTCAGACGGTAGAGGACCTGGCCGACGACATCGTCGATTTCACCTGCCGTCTGGTGAAAGAACCCAGCACCCTTGGCAACGAGGCCTCGGCGGTCGCATTGATGAAAAGCGAGCTCGAGAAACTGTCCTTTTCCCCGGTGATGGTTCCCATCGACCCATCCACACTGGCCGACCATCCGGGTTTCGCCCCGGTTCCCTGGAACTATGAAAATAAAAACAATGTCGCGGCCGTGCGTCCGCCGGACGGCAGCGGCGGCCGCAGCGTCATTTTCAACGGGCATCTGGATGTCGTGGATCCGGAACCGGCCGCTTTCTGGGACACGGACCCCTTCGAGCCGGTCATGCGAGACGGCCGCATATACGGTCGTGGGGCCGGAGACATGAAATCCGGGGTGGCTGCCATGACCTACGCGGTTCACGCCGTGGCAAAAGCCGGGTTCGGGCTGAGGGCGCCCGTCACCCTCGAGGCGGTCATCGAAGAGGAGTGCTGCGGCAACGGCGCCCTGGCGTGCGTGGCTGCAGGCTACGATGCCGACGCCGTCCTGATACCCGAACCCTTCGGCCCGACGATTCTGACGAGTCAACTGGGGGTGCTGTGGTTCAAAGTGACGGTCGAGGGAAAGCCGGTGCACGTGCTGGAGGCCTCCGCCGGAACGAACGCCATCGAAAAAAGTTTCCAGATCGTTACGGCGCTGCGCAGACTGGAAACGGAATTGAACCAGTCGGGCATCCCCGAAGAATATCGCGGAATTCCCCACCCCATCAACCTGAATATTGGAATCATCAACGGTGGCAACTGGCCGTCCACCGTACCGGCAAAATCGGAAATGCACTGCCGGCTCTCCTACTTTCCGGGAACCGGCTTCGAAGAGCTGGCTGGAAAAATCAGGGCGACCATAGAGGCGGCCCAATCGGAGGACCCCTGGCTTGCTGAAAATTCTCCGGTTGTCGAGTTTTACGGTTTTCGATCCGACGGGCATACGGTCTCCCGGGACGTGCCGGCTTTCGATACACTGAACGCTTGCCATAAATCCCTGAGCGGCCGGGATGCCGAAGCATACGTCGCCACCTGCACCACCGACCTGAGGGCTTTTCACTTTTTCGGCAACGGTGACTGCACCTGCTTCGGGCCTTCCGGCGGGAATTATCACGGGGCCAACGAATGGGTGGACATCAAAAGCATCGTCCATACGGCCAAAACGTACGCGCTGTTTCTGGCGCGCTGGTGCCGTTTGGCAGCCTGA
- a CDS encoding CoA-transferase subunit beta yields MDKKAKIARRAEQEIRAGQVVNLGIGIPTMILKFLDREKQVQIHSENGILGMHAHCKAEDADRNLIDAGGGYIDLDAGASFFDSVLSFALIRGGRLDIAFLGSLEISAAGDLANWMIPGKYTPGIGGGMELAQKARRLVVTTLHTDRKGRPKLLKTCTLPLTARSCVDRVITDLAVIDVVDGHMRLVEIAAEASLEEIVAKTDAPLEIPEGELPRF; encoded by the coding sequence TTGGATAAAAAAGCAAAAATCGCCCGACGGGCGGAACAGGAGATAAGGGCCGGTCAGGTCGTCAACCTGGGTATCGGCATCCCTACCATGATCCTGAAGTTTCTGGACCGGGAAAAACAGGTGCAGATTCATTCCGAAAACGGCATTCTGGGTATGCACGCCCATTGCAAGGCGGAGGATGCAGACAGAAACCTGATCGATGCCGGTGGCGGGTACATCGACCTCGATGCCGGGGCATCATTTTTCGACAGCGTCCTCTCTTTTGCCCTCATCAGAGGCGGACGTCTGGATATCGCTTTTTTAGGCTCCCTGGAAATATCGGCGGCGGGGGACCTGGCCAACTGGATGATACCGGGGAAATACACCCCCGGCATCGGCGGCGGCATGGAACTGGCCCAAAAAGCACGCCGACTGGTCGTCACGACCCTGCACACCGACCGCAAAGGCCGGCCCAAGCTATTGAAAACCTGTACGCTTCCGTTGACGGCCAGGTCGTGTGTGGACCGCGTCATCACGGATCTTGCCGTTATCGATGTGGTGGACGGCCACATGCGCCTTGTCGAAATCGCCGCAGAAGCAAGCCTGGAAGAGATCGTCGCCAAGACAGACGCGCCGCTCGAAATCCCGGAGGGAGAGCTGCCGCGATTTTAA
- a CDS encoding CoA transferase subunit A translates to MINSKMDKKVDIYTAVSEVKDGHTIMVGGFGVPGTPFRLIEVLLEQGTRHLTLIKNEANIPQLGVSRLIEAGRVDRLITSHLGLNPSVLAMMNDKKIEVEFNPQGILAERIRCGGAGMLGFVTDIGIDTVLSRGKKIVSLNGRKGVLESALRADVALIHAAVGDGLGNLVYAKSARNFNPAMATAADKVIAEVESLVDAGSLDPDHVHTPGAFVDYVAEIDTLTDEYGILEDYIFG, encoded by the coding sequence TTGATCAATAGTAAAATGGATAAAAAAGTCGACATTTACACCGCTGTTTCGGAAGTAAAGGACGGGCATACCATCATGGTGGGCGGATTCGGTGTGCCGGGAACGCCCTTCAGGCTGATCGAGGTGCTGCTCGAGCAGGGCACCCGGCATCTGACACTGATCAAAAACGAGGCCAATATTCCCCAACTGGGAGTGTCCAGGCTGATCGAAGCCGGCCGGGTCGACCGCCTGATCACTTCCCATCTGGGCCTGAACCCTTCGGTCCTGGCCATGATGAACGATAAAAAAATCGAGGTCGAGTTCAACCCGCAGGGGATACTGGCTGAAAGGATACGCTGCGGCGGTGCGGGGATGCTGGGTTTCGTAACGGACATCGGCATCGATACGGTTCTGAGCCGGGGCAAGAAGATCGTTTCGCTGAACGGCCGCAAAGGGGTTCTGGAGTCTGCGCTCAGGGCGGATGTCGCCCTGATTCACGCCGCCGTGGGCGACGGCCTGGGGAATCTGGTGTACGCCAAAAGCGCCCGGAATTTCAACCCGGCCATGGCCACAGCGGCAGACAAGGTCATTGCCGAAGTCGAATCCCTGGTGGATGCCGGCTCACTGGACCCCGACCATGTCCACACACCGGGTGCATTTGTCGATTATGTGGCGGAGATAGACACCCTGACAGACGAATACGGTATACTCGAGGATTACATTTTTGGATAA
- a CDS encoding aminotransferase class III-fold pyridoxal phosphate-dependent enzyme, with the protein MQEADPNYNFYIAKGRLPVVDRAAGVTIRDTDGKDYIDACSGAVICNIGYGQTAITEAILRQAQQTFFAYRLHFENRPALDYAKALVEQSADHLDRVFFVSGGSEAVESAVKLCRQYFYDTHQGSRHIFISRVPSYHGCTLGTLALTAYAPLEAPYRPLMKSCPKIPAPYCYRCAYNLTYPACDLMCARELEKTILEQGPENVAGFVAEPIGGASTGALVPPDDYFDLIQAICKKYGIMLILDEVMTGFGRTGTLFAYEHWDVKADIVALSKGMASGYFPLGAIVAGHDIVEKVLDSGGFKHGHTYAGNPMACAVGLEVLNLMLEKDLCANSRSMGSRLKNGLDKLAHEIPIIGQVRGRGLLLGVELVRDPKTKEPLPVDANAAQLLTDIAFDNGLIVYPRRSINGMAGDHVLVSPPLIVSADEVDEILKRFSEALRKTMDKLDVA; encoded by the coding sequence ATGCAGGAAGCAGATCCAAATTACAATTTCTATATAGCCAAAGGTCGCCTGCCTGTCGTGGACCGGGCCGCAGGCGTTACGATCCGGGACACCGACGGCAAAGACTATATCGATGCCTGTTCCGGAGCGGTCATCTGCAATATCGGTTATGGGCAGACCGCAATAACCGAAGCCATTCTGCGGCAGGCGCAGCAGACGTTTTTTGCCTACCGTCTTCATTTCGAAAACAGACCCGCTCTGGATTACGCCAAAGCCCTGGTCGAACAATCGGCGGATCACCTGGATCGCGTATTTTTCGTTTCCGGAGGATCCGAAGCCGTGGAATCGGCGGTAAAGCTGTGCCGTCAGTATTTTTACGACACCCATCAGGGATCCCGGCATATTTTTATAAGTCGCGTGCCTTCCTACCACGGTTGCACCCTGGGTACCCTGGCGCTGACCGCTTATGCACCCCTGGAGGCCCCGTACCGGCCGCTTATGAAATCATGCCCTAAAATCCCGGCGCCCTATTGCTACCGTTGCGCCTACAACCTCACCTACCCTGCCTGCGACCTCATGTGTGCAAGGGAGCTGGAAAAAACAATTCTGGAGCAAGGCCCTGAAAATGTGGCCGGCTTCGTCGCCGAACCCATCGGTGGCGCCAGTACCGGCGCCCTCGTCCCGCCGGATGACTACTTTGACCTGATTCAGGCGATCTGCAAGAAATATGGAATCATGCTGATTCTCGATGAAGTCATGACCGGTTTCGGTCGCACCGGAACGTTGTTCGCCTATGAACACTGGGATGTAAAAGCCGATATCGTCGCCCTGTCCAAAGGCATGGCATCGGGCTACTTCCCTCTGGGTGCGATTGTGGCGGGGCATGATATCGTCGAAAAGGTTTTGGACAGCGGCGGGTTCAAGCACGGTCACACCTACGCGGGCAACCCCATGGCATGTGCCGTTGGGCTCGAGGTTCTGAATCTGATGCTGGAAAAGGACCTGTGTGCCAATTCCCGTTCCATGGGAAGCCGTCTCAAAAACGGGCTCGACAAGCTGGCGCATGAGATACCGATCATCGGTCAGGTGCGCGGCAGGGGGCTGCTGCTGGGGGTGGAACTGGTGCGGGATCCGAAAACAAAAGAGCCGCTGCCGGTCGACGCCAATGCCGCCCAACTGCTGACCGACATCGCCTTTGACAACGGATTGATCGTTTACCCCCGCAGATCGATCAACGGAATGGCGGGTGATCATGTTCTAGTGTCACCGCCCCTGATCGTGTCGGCGGACGAGGTCGATGAGATCCTCAAGCGGTTTTCGGAGGCGCTGAGAAAAACGATGGACAAACTGGATGTGGCATGA